From a single Rosa rugosa chromosome 7, drRosRugo1.1, whole genome shotgun sequence genomic region:
- the LOC133723065 gene encoding uncharacterized protein LOC133723065 — MEGMEDLLVSDLIDQESMSWATDFMHELFTEGEVEKMAAIPISFRGADDRLIWHYDKKGLYQVRSGYHVYNLAMSKQHMASTSSGDIGGINSKYWTKVWGARTPPKVKCFMWRLLKNIIPTKEALMQRRVAMVDPKCMFCMAAVETGTHLFKSCLALHCFWLFGPLKLNATAHPANCVRDWVLDMIDSLSGDQRDFFFMGLWAIWKERNKLVWNDDHFQPMHMIQWATQMLEDFQKYHPKAVRKQRRPLTKWQNPPSGRLKINVDGAFRAEEGSGCIGVVVRNDAGMGIAASARTFLHAHSVLNMEAEACRAGLLLGIHQGWTDIDVESDSAILISALNSQEKNFSENVLYEDYCNCSTVARGSGGWLGRSISIWPSQAVSEGWCSAAGTAICSEVGPGVGVDRKKGMDELVKAGLASCGERVGARWTGGSDCKAGQRAVRADARRG, encoded by the exons ATGGAAGGAATGGAGGATTTGTTGGTTAGTGATTTAATTGACCAAGAATCAATGTCTTGGGCTACAGACTTTATGCATGAACTTTTCACGGAGGGGGAAGTGGAGAAAATGGCAGCTATTCCCATTAGTTTTCGTGGGGCTGATGACCGCTTGATTTGGCATTATGACAAGAAGGGTTTGTATCAGGTTCGTAGTGGTTATCATGTGTATAATTTGGCTATGTCTAAGCAGCACATGGCGTCAACGTCGTCAGGGGATATTGGTGGCATAAATAGCAAGTATTGGACTAAGGTTTGGGGGGCCCGTACTCCTCCAAAAGTGAAATGCTTTATGTGGAGGCTCTTGAAGAATATTATTCCTACAAAGGAGGCACTCATGCAACGTAGAGTAGCTATGGTGGACCCTAAGTGCATGTTCTGCATGGCTGCAGTGGAAACCGGTACGCATCTATTTAAGTCTTGTTTAGCTTTACATTGTTTCTGGTTATTTGGCCCTCTGAAATTAAATGCTACTGCACACCCGGCCAACTGTGTCCGAGATTGGGTCTTAGATATGATTGATTCCCTGAGTGGGGATCAGCGGGATTTTTTCTTCATGGGTTTATGGGCCATCTGGAAAGAGAGGAATAAGCTTGTGTGGAATGATGATCACTTCCAGCCTATGCATATGATCCAGTGGGCTACTCAAATGCTTGAGGATTTTCAAAAGTACCACCCGAAGGCAGTTCGGAAGCAGCGACGACCTCTAACTAAGTGGCAAAATCCTCCAAGTGGTCGTCTGAAAATCAATGTTGATGGGGCATTTAGAGCTGAGGAAGGGAGTGGATGTATTGGGGTAGTTGTCAGGAATGATGCTGGTATGGGTATTGCTGCTTCGGCCAGGACTTTTCTACATGCACACTCGGTTCTTAATATGGAAGCGGAGGCGTGTAGGGCTGGCTTACTTCTTggtattcaccaaggttggACTGACATAGATGTTGAAAGCGACTCTGCCATCCTGATTTCTGCTCTCAATAGTCAAGAGAAGAATTTCTCTGAG aatgttctctatgaggattattGCAACTGTTCTActgtagctcggggttcag GTGGGTGGCTGGGAAGATCGATTTCAATCTGGCCTTCTCAGGCCGTGAGTGAGGGATGGTGTTCGGCGGCGGGAACGGCTATCTGCAGCGAGGTTGGGCCGGGTGTGGGTGTTGACCGGAAAAAGGGTATGGACGAGCTGGTCAAGGCCGGTCTGGCTAGCTGTGGGGAGCGCGTTGGAGCCCGGTGGACTGGAGGCAGCGACTGCAAGGCTGGGCAGCGAGCTGTGCGAGCTGATGCGAGGAGGGGCTAG
- the LOC133719794 gene encoding AP2-like ethylene-responsive transcription factor PLT2: protein MIRVRGRRGFPNFDISLYDVQVILDSTTFPIKGASKTIKRSSIYNVLQKIRKTRNFPSSTPSAPPSLHPIDQTQTTAIDSSLQYQFHSLRVKEDATRPHGLAALKLWGESASLNFPLSNYLNDLEEMKSFTKKEYFLHIRKKTGLTKTVSDYRGVSRNAHNKKWQVRLGKGKDIDSIYVGTFDTEEQAAEAYDVAAIRVKGPKAITNFDKSNYDIKQILEGPKFLIEKGASKTLKRSSVDDVLQKRRKTRSVSSSTPSAPPSLHPIDQTKLTAIDSTLQYQFQIPSLQVPVPHGYQNPTFEANRSFSPHYDYGGSEPTTQFQPIIPVLNQEFPSHQYYNGNSQHHLDQTPSSQFLQDTQNPNLVAGLNNLASDNCMEDFSSSQVHEASFEMMGTNEGGVHGDGNLVDPVFGLGNSDLDSASWLETFLRMSPQRPDSKV, encoded by the exons ATGATAAGGGTAAGAGGGAGGAGAGGGTTCCCCAATTTTGATATCAGTCTATATGATGTCCAAGTCATTCTGGATAGCACAACCTTTCCAATAAAAGGTGCTTCGAAGACCATAAAGCGGAGTTCAATTTATAATGTGCTTCAAAAGATAAGAAAGACTCGCAACTTCCCCAGCTCAACACCCAGTGCCCCTCCATCACTTCACCCAATAGATCAAACTCAAACAACGGCAATCGATTCAAGCCTTCAGTATCAATTTCATAGTCTGCGAGTAAAAGAGGATGCAACTAGACCTCATGGCCTAGCTGCTCTAAAATTATGGGGCGAGTCTGCGAGTTTGAATTTTCCG ttgAGCAACTACCTGAATGACCTGGAAGAAATGAAGTCATTTACGAAGAAGGAATACTTTCTACACATCAGAAA GAAGACGGGTTTAACCAAGACGGTATCCGATTACCGTGGAGTTTcaag GAACGCGCACAATAAAAAATGGCAAGTTAGgttaggaaaaggaaaagacaTTGATAGCATTTACGTGGGAACATTTG ATACGGAAGAGCAAGCCGCCGAAGCATATGACGTTGCAGCTATAAGGGTGAAAGGGCCGAAAGCAATCACCAATTTTGATAAAAGTAACTATGATATCAAACAGATTCTTGAAGGCCCAAAATTTCTAATTGAAAAAGGTGCATCGAAGACATTGAAGCGGAGTTCAGTTGACGATGTGcttcaaaagagaagaaagactCGCAGTGTCTCCAGCTCAACCCCTAGTGCCCCACCATCACTTCACCCAATAGATCAAACTAAACTAACGGCAATCGATTCAACCCTTCAGTATCAATTTCAGATCCCTTCCCTCCAAGTTCCTGTCCCTCACGGTTACCAAAACCCTACCTTTGAAGCAAACCGAAGTTTCAGTCCTCACTATGACTATGGTGGAAGTGAGCCAACAACCCAGTTTCAACCTATCATACCCGTATTGAATCAAGAGTTTCCATCTCACCAGTACTATAACGGTAATTCCCAGCACCACCTTGATCAAACCCCTAGCTCCCAGTTCCTTCAAGACACTCAGAACCCTAATCTTGTTGCTGGGTTGAACAACCTTGCAAGTGATAACTGTATGGAAGACTTTTCCAGCAGTCAGGTTCATGAGGCGAGTTTCGAGATGATGGGGACGAACGAGGGTGGTGTTCATGGTGATGGAAATCTTGTTGATCCTGTGTTTGGGCTGGGCAATTCTGACTTGGATTCTGCGAGTTGGCTGGAAACGTTCTTGAGGATGAGCCCACAACGTCCTGATTCTAAGGTGTGA